A part of Myxococcus landrumus genomic DNA contains:
- a CDS encoding solute symporter family protein has translation MNPTSTTGSQLGQPNATAIFFFLLFVGVTLAITWWAARKTKTTSEFFAAGGGVSALQNGFALAGDYMSAASFLGIAGLVALSGFDGLIYSVGWLVGWPVVTFLIAEPLRNLGKYTFADVVAYRLKQTPVRLSAALGTLTVVSFYLIAQMVGAGNLIHLLFGLSYEVAVVIVGVVMILYVLFGGMIATTWVQIVKAVLLLAGASALAGAVLYRFGFSPVALFNEASRQYGEQVLAPGTLVSNPVETVSLGLALMFGTAGLPHILMRFYTVPDAKAARSSVFYATGLIGYFYLVTFILGFGAAVLVGRQSITGVDKGGNMAAPMLAEVVGGTGFLGFISAVAFATILAVVAGLTLSGAAALSHDLWSSVVRKGQAPEHEQLKVARLASLFLGVLAVVLGVVFKGQNVAFMVGLAFAIAASANFPALLLSMAWKKFTTNGAVASMLTGSFSAVVLIFLSPTVQIDLLKNTSALFPLKNPGIITMPLAFFVGVAVSLLFPEKEARERFAEVKHRMHVGAGKAAAVPVAQVPSVSPGATPRPTATKA, from the coding sequence ATGAACCCCACATCCACGACGGGCTCGCAGTTGGGCCAGCCCAACGCCACGGCCATCTTCTTCTTCCTGCTCTTCGTCGGCGTCACGCTGGCCATCACCTGGTGGGCGGCGCGAAAGACGAAGACGACGTCGGAGTTCTTCGCGGCGGGCGGCGGTGTGAGCGCCCTGCAGAACGGCTTCGCGCTGGCGGGCGACTACATGAGCGCCGCCAGCTTCCTGGGCATCGCGGGCCTGGTGGCGCTCTCCGGCTTCGACGGGCTCATCTACTCGGTGGGCTGGCTGGTGGGCTGGCCCGTGGTGACGTTCCTCATCGCGGAGCCCCTGCGCAACCTGGGCAAGTACACCTTCGCGGACGTGGTGGCGTACCGGCTCAAGCAGACGCCGGTGCGCCTATCCGCGGCGCTGGGCACGCTCACCGTGGTGAGCTTCTACCTGATTGCGCAGATGGTGGGCGCAGGCAACCTCATCCACCTGCTCTTCGGGCTCTCCTACGAGGTCGCCGTCGTCATCGTCGGCGTGGTGATGATTCTCTACGTGCTGTTCGGCGGGATGATCGCCACCACGTGGGTGCAAATCGTGAAGGCGGTGCTGCTGCTCGCGGGCGCCTCCGCGCTGGCGGGCGCGGTGCTCTACCGGTTCGGCTTCAGCCCGGTGGCGTTGTTCAACGAAGCCTCGCGACAGTACGGCGAGCAGGTGCTGGCGCCGGGCACGCTGGTGAGCAACCCCGTGGAGACGGTGTCGCTGGGGCTGGCGTTGATGTTCGGCACAGCGGGCCTGCCGCACATCCTGATGCGCTTCTACACGGTGCCGGACGCGAAGGCGGCGCGCAGCAGCGTGTTCTACGCCACGGGTCTCATCGGCTACTTCTACCTCGTCACGTTCATCCTGGGCTTCGGCGCGGCGGTGCTCGTGGGCCGTCAGTCCATCACCGGCGTGGACAAGGGCGGCAACATGGCCGCGCCCATGCTGGCGGAGGTGGTGGGCGGCACGGGCTTTCTGGGCTTCATCTCCGCGGTGGCCTTCGCCACCATCCTCGCGGTGGTGGCCGGCCTCACGCTCTCCGGCGCGGCGGCGCTGTCCCATGACTTGTGGTCCAGCGTGGTGCGCAAGGGCCAGGCTCCGGAGCACGAGCAGCTCAAGGTGGCGCGGCTGGCCAGCCTCTTCCTGGGCGTGCTCGCGGTGGTGCTGGGCGTGGTCTTCAAGGGCCAGAACGTGGCCTTCATGGTGGGGCTGGCGTTCGCCATCGCCGCGAGCGCCAACTTCCCCGCACTGCTCCTGTCCATGGCGTGGAAGAAGTTCACCACGAATGGCGCGGTGGCCAGCATGCTGACGGGCTCCTTCAGCGCGGTGGTGCTCATCTTCCTGTCGCCCACCGTTCAAATCGACCTGCTGAAGAACACCAGCGCCCTGTTCCCCCTGAAGAACCCAGGCATCATCACCATGCCCCTGGCCTTCTTCGTGGGGGTGGCCGTGTCCCTGCTGTTCCCGGAGAAGGAGGCCCGTGAGCGCTTCGCCGAGGTGAAGCACCGCATGCACGTGGGCGCGGGCAAGGCGGCCGCGGTCCCCGTGGCGCAGGTGCCCTCGGTCAGTCCTGGCGCGACGCCTCGGCCCACGGCCACCAAGGCGTGA
- a CDS encoding DUF485 domain-containing protein, with protein MSEPSRNDALEALASSRWRVAAALTVATLVAYFGFILLVAFNKPLMGQQLVPGLSVGIVLGALVIVTAWALTGIYMLWANGKYDRALSQLRR; from the coding sequence ATGTCCGAGCCCTCTCGAAACGATGCCCTGGAAGCACTCGCCTCCTCGCGCTGGCGGGTGGCCGCCGCGCTCACGGTGGCCACGCTGGTGGCCTACTTCGGCTTCATCCTGCTGGTGGCCTTCAACAAGCCGCTCATGGGCCAGCAGCTCGTCCCTGGCCTGTCGGTGGGCATCGTCCTGGGTGCCCTCGTCATCGTCACCGCCTGGGCGCTGACGGGCATCTACATGCTCTGGGCGAACGGCAAGTACGACCGGGCCCTGAGCCAACTGCGCCGCTGA